A single Corynebacterium resistens DSM 45100 DNA region contains:
- a CDS encoding amino acid ABC transporter ATP-binding protein — protein MAENTSSSAISLRNVNKHYGDYHALRDINLEIPSGQVVVLLGPSGSGKSTLCRTINRLETIDSGEIRIYDELLPEEGKKLAKLRAEVGMVFQSFNLFSHMTILDNVTLAPMKVRGVSKEDAKKQAMKLLDRVGIAAQAEKYPAQLSGGQQQRVAIARALAMEPRVMLFDEPTSALDPEMINEVLDVMAGLAADGMTMVCVTHEMGFARKAADRVLFMADGSIVEDTDPESFFTNPTSDRAQDFLGKILGH, from the coding sequence ATGGCAGAAAACACATCTTCTTCCGCAATTTCATTGCGGAACGTTAATAAGCACTACGGCGACTACCACGCTTTGCGCGATATCAACCTGGAAATACCTTCCGGGCAGGTCGTGGTTTTGCTCGGTCCCTCCGGCTCGGGCAAGTCCACGCTATGCCGCACGATCAACCGGCTAGAGACCATCGATTCCGGAGAGATCCGAATCTACGATGAACTACTTCCCGAAGAGGGCAAGAAGCTTGCCAAACTGCGTGCCGAGGTTGGCATGGTGTTCCAGTCATTCAACCTCTTCAGCCACATGACGATCCTCGATAACGTCACGCTTGCCCCAATGAAGGTGCGCGGAGTGAGCAAGGAGGATGCGAAAAAGCAGGCAATGAAGTTGCTCGATCGAGTAGGCATCGCAGCCCAAGCCGAAAAGTACCCAGCTCAGCTTTCTGGTGGTCAGCAGCAGCGTGTAGCCATCGCTCGTGCGCTAGCTATGGAACCCCGCGTCATGCTTTTCGACGAGCCCACCTCTGCACTCGATCCAGAGATGATCAACGAAGTGCTGGACGTCATGGCTGGCCTGGCGGCCGACGGCATGACGATGGTGTGTGTGACCCACGAGATGGGCTTCGCGCGCAAGGCTGCCGATCGTGTGCTTTTCATGGCAGATGGCAGCATCGTTGAGGACACAGATCCAGAAAGCTTCTTCACTAACCCAACTTCCGATCGTGCCCAGGACTTCCTCGGCAAGATCTTGGGCCACTAA
- the miaB gene encoding tRNA (N6-isopentenyl adenosine(37)-C2)-methylthiotransferase MiaB, whose product MNPQARTYEVRTFGCQMNVHDSERLSGLLEDNGYIPVGEGQTPDVVVFNTCAVRENADNRLYGTLGQMKAVKDSHPGMQIAVGGCMAQKDKQTVVKKAPWVDVVFGTHNLGSLPTLLARSAHNERAEVEIVDSLEEFPSVLPAKRESAYAGWVSVSVGCNNTCTFCIVPSLRGKEQDRRPGEILAEVKALVDQGVSEVTLLGQNVNAYGVNFSDPELERDRGAFAKLLRACGEIEGLERLRFTSPHPAEFTDDVIEAMAETPVVCPQLHMPLQSGSDKVLKDMRRSYRSKKFLAILEKVRERIPHAAITTDIIVGFPGETEEDFQATMDVVEKSRFASAYTFQYSPRPGTPAAEMDNQIPKAVVQDRYERLLELQERISREENEKLIGTRQELLVQADGRKNDETKRMSGRARDGRLIHFDPTVEGIRAGDIVEVEVTGAAGHFLFADAGVLAHRKTKAGDMTELGQTPTTAPVGVGLGMPGFNRPKPTEQQQPVATGCATGGCGCE is encoded by the coding sequence ATGAACCCCCAAGCTCGCACATATGAGGTGCGTACATTCGGCTGCCAGATGAATGTTCATGATTCTGAACGACTTTCTGGGTTGCTCGAAGATAATGGATATATACCTGTCGGCGAGGGGCAAACCCCGGATGTTGTGGTATTCAACACTTGCGCAGTGCGGGAGAATGCCGACAACCGCTTGTACGGCACGCTCGGTCAAATGAAGGCTGTCAAAGATAGCCACCCTGGTATGCAGATCGCCGTCGGTGGCTGCATGGCGCAAAAGGATAAGCAAACAGTGGTGAAGAAGGCGCCGTGGGTTGATGTAGTTTTCGGTACCCACAACTTAGGTAGTCTGCCGACTTTGCTAGCGCGATCCGCACACAACGAACGCGCGGAAGTGGAGATTGTGGATAGCCTCGAGGAGTTTCCTTCGGTGCTGCCCGCCAAACGTGAGTCCGCTTACGCAGGTTGGGTGTCCGTTTCTGTAGGTTGCAACAACACTTGCACGTTTTGCATTGTCCCCTCCCTGCGAGGAAAGGAACAAGACCGCCGGCCGGGGGAGATCCTCGCCGAGGTGAAAGCCCTGGTGGATCAGGGTGTGAGCGAAGTGACTTTGCTGGGGCAAAACGTGAACGCGTATGGCGTGAATTTCTCCGACCCCGAATTGGAACGGGACCGTGGCGCCTTCGCGAAACTCCTTCGAGCCTGTGGCGAAATCGAAGGGCTAGAACGTTTGCGCTTTACAAGCCCGCACCCCGCGGAATTCACTGATGACGTGATCGAAGCCATGGCGGAGACTCCGGTGGTGTGCCCGCAGTTGCACATGCCTCTGCAGTCTGGAAGTGACAAGGTGCTTAAAGACATGCGCCGTTCCTACCGCTCGAAGAAGTTCCTTGCGATTCTTGAAAAGGTACGGGAACGTATTCCACACGCAGCCATCACGACTGACATTATTGTCGGCTTCCCAGGCGAAACCGAGGAAGACTTCCAAGCGACCATGGATGTGGTAGAAAAGTCTCGCTTTGCAAGCGCGTACACCTTCCAATACTCCCCACGTCCCGGAACCCCAGCCGCGGAAATGGACAATCAAATCCCTAAAGCTGTGGTACAGGACCGCTACGAACGTCTACTGGAGCTGCAGGAACGCATTAGTCGCGAGGAAAACGAAAAGCTCATCGGAACCCGCCAAGAGCTGTTGGTTCAAGCTGATGGCCGAAAAAACGATGAGACGAAGCGCATGAGTGGTCGCGCCCGCGATGGTCGCTTGATCCACTTTGACCCTACGGTCGAAGGAATCCGCGCGGGGGATATTGTTGAGGTGGAAGTCACCGGAGCTGCCGGTCATTTTCTTTTCGCCGACGCCGGCGTGCTTGCCCACCGCAAGACGAAGGCGGGGGACATGACCGAACTGGGACAAACCCCGACCACTGCGCCCGTGGGCGTCGGTCTAGGGATGCCAGGCTTCAACCGACCGAAACCAACCGAACAACAGCAACCGGTGGCAACGGGATGCGCAACAGGAGGATGTGGCTGTGAGTAA
- a CDS encoding glutamate ABC transporter substrate-binding protein gives MRKPSLAMRIVAAVMTLFSVAALSACGSNEARTLLESIKSGHVILGTKYDQPGLGVRTPAKEYEGVDTDVSRYVVKYIAEKNGWAMPKMTWRETPSAQRETLIKNGEVDMIAATYSINKGRYKSVDFGGPYLQTHQAILVRKDDPIQGLSDMGAGTKVCSVTGSTPAQKIKKALPEVQLQEFDTYSACVEALARGKVDALSTDATILAGFAEQYPGTMRVVELKKDDGSYWTNENYGIGLAKGQPDAVKAINDALNEMHDSGEYERIIKKNLGDAIKPGDKPKIGDLSFIDKK, from the coding sequence ATGCGAAAACCATCTTTAGCCATGCGGATCGTGGCAGCTGTGATGACACTATTTAGTGTCGCAGCACTTTCTGCTTGTGGCTCAAATGAAGCACGCACGCTGTTGGAATCCATCAAATCGGGTCACGTGATTCTGGGTACGAAGTACGATCAGCCCGGATTGGGTGTACGCACACCAGCGAAGGAATACGAAGGTGTCGATACCGATGTTTCCCGCTATGTCGTGAAGTACATTGCGGAAAAGAACGGCTGGGCGATGCCAAAAATGACCTGGCGTGAAACTCCGTCCGCGCAGCGTGAAACCCTAATTAAGAATGGCGAGGTCGATATGATCGCTGCCACGTACTCAATCAATAAGGGACGCTACAAATCCGTTGACTTTGGTGGTCCTTATTTGCAGACTCACCAAGCCATCTTGGTGCGCAAGGATGACCCGATCCAAGGGCTCAGCGATATGGGCGCAGGCACCAAAGTGTGCTCCGTGACTGGCTCCACGCCCGCGCAGAAGATCAAGAAGGCTCTGCCAGAAGTGCAGCTGCAAGAGTTCGATACGTACTCTGCCTGCGTTGAGGCTCTCGCCCGTGGCAAGGTCGATGCTCTTTCTACCGACGCCACAATTCTGGCGGGTTTTGCCGAGCAATATCCAGGAACTATGCGTGTCGTCGAGCTGAAGAAAGACGATGGCTCCTACTGGACCAACGAGAACTACGGAATCGGCCTTGCTAAGGGGCAACCGGACGCGGTCAAGGCGATTAATGACGCTTTGAATGAAATGCATGATTCCGGTGAGTACGAGCGCATCATCAAGAAGAACCTCGGTGATGCCATTAAACCAGGAGACAAGCCCAAGATTGGCGACCTCTCCTTCATCGACAAGAAATAG
- a CDS encoding amino acid ABC transporter permease, with product MNAELWSEMGPDLLPAFWTTVKLTFWSALGSMILGTVLTAMRVSPVGILRSIATFYINTVRNTPLTLIVLFASLGLYVNLDIALAGQGATFTTTNNFRLAVLAFVLYTSSFVAESLRSGINTVPFGQAEAARSLGLSFFQNFRHIIFPQALRGAIVPLGNTLIALTKNTTIASVIGVAEASLLMKSTVENHANQVFVIFGVIALGFVILTLPMGLAFGAAGKRLAVKR from the coding sequence ATGAATGCTGAACTGTGGTCCGAAATGGGCCCAGACCTACTACCGGCGTTTTGGACGACCGTAAAGCTCACCTTCTGGTCAGCACTGGGGTCCATGATCCTTGGTACCGTCCTGACGGCGATGCGTGTCTCCCCCGTCGGAATTTTGCGAAGCATCGCGACTTTTTACATCAACACGGTTCGTAACACACCGCTAACGTTGATTGTGCTTTTCGCTTCTTTGGGCTTGTACGTGAATTTGGACATCGCGTTGGCTGGTCAAGGTGCAACTTTCACTACCACCAACAACTTCCGTCTCGCGGTATTGGCGTTTGTGCTGTACACGTCCTCCTTCGTGGCGGAATCCCTGCGCTCTGGCATCAACACAGTGCCTTTTGGGCAAGCTGAAGCCGCGAGGTCCCTGGGATTGAGCTTCTTCCAAAACTTCCGCCATATTATTTTTCCGCAAGCATTGCGTGGTGCGATCGTTCCACTGGGCAATACCCTGATCGCATTGACGAAGAACACGACCATCGCCTCGGTGATCGGTGTGGCGGAAGCCTCCCTCCTCATGAAGTCCACCGTGGAGAACCACGCAAACCAGGTTTTCGTAATCTTCGGTGTAATCGCCTTGGGCTTCGTTATTCTCACCCTGCCCATGGGCTTGGCCTTTGGTGCAGCGGGCAAGCGATTGGCGGTGAAGCGTTAA
- a CDS encoding amino acid ABC transporter permease, which translates to MSTRATVLYDAPGPRGIQINRLLTVATLVVTAAVLLWVGIRLNGNGQFEAEKWQPFLTGDMWTTYILPGLWGTLKAAVVSIILAIIVGTVLGLGRLSVVAPVRWLCTIIVEFFRAIPVLLLMIFAYQVFAIYGLVPTKHLAFGAVVFGLTMYNGSVIAEILRSGIRALPAGQEEAAIALGLSRRQTMFKILLPQAVASMLPALISQMVIALKDSALGYLIGYVEVVRSGLQAASWYKNYLAAMVVVAIIMILVNYLLSRLAERMENQLRAGRARRNIVAKVPQQKDVGVVTKDETNVDWHNPDYHNLKHDYE; encoded by the coding sequence ATGTCGACACGTGCAACAGTTCTATATGACGCCCCGGGGCCCCGGGGAATCCAGATCAACCGTTTGCTCACCGTAGCCACGCTGGTGGTCACAGCTGCGGTGTTGCTGTGGGTTGGAATTCGACTCAACGGCAACGGCCAGTTTGAAGCCGAGAAGTGGCAGCCGTTCCTCACCGGTGACATGTGGACTACCTACATCCTCCCAGGTTTGTGGGGAACGTTGAAGGCAGCGGTTGTTTCCATCATTCTGGCAATTATCGTGGGCACCGTACTGGGCTTGGGTCGACTGTCTGTGGTCGCCCCCGTGCGTTGGCTATGCACCATCATCGTGGAATTCTTCCGCGCGATTCCGGTGCTGTTGCTGATGATTTTTGCCTACCAAGTTTTCGCGATCTACGGCCTTGTACCGACCAAGCACCTCGCTTTCGGTGCCGTTGTCTTTGGTCTAACCATGTACAACGGTTCCGTCATTGCTGAAATCCTTCGCTCCGGCATCCGCGCTTTGCCCGCAGGTCAGGAAGAAGCTGCTATCGCACTCGGTTTGTCTCGACGCCAAACCATGTTCAAGATCCTTCTCCCCCAGGCTGTCGCGTCCATGCTGCCGGCCTTGATATCTCAGATGGTCATCGCGTTGAAGGATTCCGCTCTGGGCTACCTTATTGGCTACGTGGAAGTTGTACGCTCCGGCCTGCAAGCAGCGTCTTGGTACAAGAACTACCTAGCTGCCATGGTTGTTGTCGCCATCATCATGATCTTGGTCAACTACCTTCTATCACGTTTGGCCGAGCGTATGGAGAACCAACTGCGTGCCGGCCGTGCTCGTCGCAACATTGTGGCTAAAGTGCCACAGCAGAAGGACGTAGGCGTGGTCACTAAGGATGAGACCAACGTGGATTGGCACAATCCTGATTACCACAATTTGAAGCACGACTACGAATAG
- a CDS encoding DUF3046 domain-containing protein: MRMAEFDRLVTGEFGSDRASWVLDTHYLSRLGGYPNEVIERGADLRDVWLALCDDFDVPEERRLGEDI; the protein is encoded by the coding sequence ATGAGAATGGCGGAATTCGATCGGCTAGTGACAGGTGAGTTCGGCTCAGATAGGGCTTCCTGGGTGCTCGATACTCACTACCTTTCGCGGCTGGGCGGGTATCCTAATGAGGTAATCGAACGCGGTGCCGACTTGCGCGATGTTTGGTTGGCTTTGTGTGATGACTTTGATGTGCCTGAAGAGCGTCGATTGGGTGAGGATATCTAG
- a CDS encoding biotin transporter BioY, whose amino-acid sequence MIKNNPANNRLFGAMDLAYIAVFAAIIIVLGAVSIPVGTAGVPIVLQNMGILLAAFILGGTRGGLAVALFLGVGLVGVPNLAGWRPTLAALPGPTVGYLAGYLISAFIIGYAADRIVRSHRRAARSPLALLAALILLGLIGTAIQYLCGSVGLVARTPLEFMAALTANTPFIIGDILKTVVAAAIATGVIRSVPDLVPTAQVSPQPDPSAASLAQETTR is encoded by the coding sequence GTGATCAAAAACAACCCAGCAAATAATCGCCTTTTCGGCGCAATGGACTTGGCATACATCGCTGTATTCGCAGCAATCATCATCGTATTGGGCGCAGTCTCCATTCCCGTGGGCACCGCGGGCGTACCAATCGTGTTACAAAACATGGGCATCCTGCTCGCCGCTTTCATCCTGGGAGGCACCCGGGGAGGATTAGCAGTCGCGTTGTTCCTAGGTGTTGGACTCGTCGGTGTACCTAATCTTGCTGGCTGGCGCCCCACCTTGGCTGCCCTCCCCGGCCCCACCGTTGGTTACCTCGCGGGATACCTAATCTCAGCTTTCATCATCGGGTATGCAGCAGATCGAATCGTCAGGTCGCATCGCCGCGCTGCACGCTCCCCTCTCGCACTGCTTGCAGCTCTAATACTTCTCGGACTAATCGGCACTGCCATCCAGTACCTCTGCGGCTCCGTCGGCCTTGTCGCCCGAACCCCCCTGGAATTCATGGCCGCCCTTACTGCAAACACACCTTTCATCATCGGAGATATCCTCAAAACCGTCGTCGCTGCAGCTATCGCCACTGGTGTTATTCGCTCGGTCCCCGATCTCGTACCCACCGCCCAGGTTTCCCCGCAGCCTGATCCCAGCGCTGCGTCATTAGCTCAGGAGACCACCCGCTAA
- a CDS encoding DUF349 domain-containing protein, whose amino-acid sequence MTNAPHDPKNATQGGQTPVSRPTPGTVASARPNPAALAKNKPAVTKQAAPAAGVKIPHNDPAKWGRVEADGSAYVSTSTGERHIGDYKAGSPEEGLAHFGARFDDVSTEIALLETRLTTHPEEARRIRSDAGKIREDLDSAAIIGDIESLHRRLATIATLSVEVESKEAAEKEHRRTVATERKEALATEAEKLAAHSTDWKQAGDRLREIVDEWKTIKGVDRTIDDQLWKRYAAARDSFRKRRGAHFAELDRNRVAVKSVKEDLIARAEALQDSTDWAETSRAYRDLMKEWKAAGRAHRDVDDKLWERFRTAQDKFFEARKANDAKRDEEFEANAVAKQQLLDEYDTKISPADHGLDKARQALHELQEKWEEIGYVPRGRVREFEDKIATVEKRVSDAADAEWRRTDPEAQAKIAQFQAKADQFAKEAEAFEAKGNEKKAAALREQAAQWQQWADTAAAAIEN is encoded by the coding sequence ATGACAAACGCACCTCACGACCCAAAGAATGCCACGCAGGGCGGGCAAACCCCCGTGTCTCGCCCCACCCCTGGGACCGTGGCTTCAGCACGGCCAAACCCAGCAGCTCTGGCTAAAAACAAACCCGCGGTGACGAAGCAGGCAGCGCCTGCAGCTGGGGTCAAAATCCCGCACAATGACCCCGCGAAATGGGGGCGTGTGGAAGCCGATGGGAGCGCGTATGTCAGCACATCGACTGGAGAACGTCATATCGGGGATTACAAAGCAGGCTCTCCAGAAGAGGGGTTAGCTCACTTCGGAGCCCGGTTCGATGATGTCTCAACCGAAATCGCACTCTTGGAAACACGCTTGACAACCCACCCCGAAGAAGCACGCCGAATCCGTTCTGATGCCGGCAAGATACGGGAAGATTTGGATAGCGCGGCGATCATTGGAGATATCGAAAGCCTGCACCGTCGGCTGGCCACTATTGCCACTCTGTCTGTTGAGGTCGAAAGTAAGGAGGCAGCTGAAAAGGAGCACCGGCGCACGGTAGCCACCGAACGTAAAGAGGCGTTGGCCACCGAGGCCGAGAAACTTGCTGCCCATTCCACTGATTGGAAGCAGGCTGGGGATCGTTTGCGGGAAATCGTCGACGAGTGGAAGACCATCAAGGGTGTGGATCGCACGATCGATGACCAGCTCTGGAAACGTTACGCTGCTGCGCGTGATTCTTTCCGCAAGCGGCGCGGAGCCCACTTTGCGGAACTCGATCGCAATCGCGTGGCGGTGAAATCTGTGAAAGAGGACCTCATCGCTCGCGCCGAGGCACTACAGGATTCCACGGACTGGGCTGAGACTTCCCGTGCTTACCGCGATCTCATGAAGGAGTGGAAAGCAGCTGGGCGCGCTCACCGCGATGTAGACGACAAGTTGTGGGAACGCTTCCGCACTGCCCAGGATAAGTTCTTCGAAGCGAGGAAAGCCAATGATGCCAAGCGCGACGAAGAATTTGAGGCCAACGCAGTGGCCAAGCAGCAGCTTCTGGACGAGTACGACACCAAGATTTCTCCCGCAGACCACGGCCTTGACAAGGCACGTCAGGCACTGCATGAGCTACAGGAAAAATGGGAAGAAATCGGTTACGTACCACGCGGGCGTGTCCGCGAATTCGAAGATAAAATCGCCACAGTAGAAAAACGCGTATCCGATGCGGCGGATGCCGAATGGCGACGCACCGATCCTGAAGCACAAGCTAAGATCGCTCAATTCCAAGCGAAGGCAGATCAGTTCGCCAAGGAGGCCGAGGCTTTCGAGGCCAAGGGCAACGAAAAGAAAGCCGCCGCCCTTCGCGAGCAGGCGGCACAGTGGCAACAGTGGGCTGACACTGCCGCTGCGGCTATTGAGAACTAA
- the recA gene encoding recombinase RecA, which produces MATKKKATAATSNDRAKALDLAMAQIEKDFGKGAVMRLGDDNRPPIQAISTGNIAINVALGIGGFPRGRVVEVYGPESSGKTTVALHAIAEAQRAGGIAAFIDAEHALDPDYARKLGVDTDALLVSQPDTGEQALEIADMLIRSGAIDIIVVDSVAALTPKAEIDGDMGDSHVGLQARLMSQALRKMTGALYQTGTTAIFINQLREKIGVMFGSPETTTGGKALKFYASVRCDIRRIQALKDGQDVVGNRTRLKVVKNKVSPPFKIAEFDILYGEGISREGSIIDLGVEVGIIKKSGAWYTYDGDQLGQGKEKAREFLKANPEMAGELEDRIMRELKVGPYANVKDETEDEVAPEDRPIDLAPNFDDDEE; this is translated from the coding sequence TTGGCTACCAAGAAGAAGGCAACTGCTGCTACGAGTAACGACCGAGCAAAGGCTCTTGATCTGGCCATGGCGCAGATCGAGAAGGACTTCGGCAAGGGTGCCGTAATGCGCTTGGGTGACGATAACCGTCCGCCTATTCAGGCTATCTCTACCGGCAATATTGCTATCAACGTTGCTCTTGGAATTGGTGGCTTCCCGCGTGGTCGAGTGGTGGAGGTTTACGGGCCGGAGTCTTCCGGTAAAACCACGGTCGCCCTCCATGCGATTGCGGAAGCACAGCGTGCGGGAGGTATCGCTGCGTTTATTGACGCTGAGCACGCCCTAGATCCCGATTATGCACGCAAGCTGGGTGTGGATACCGATGCGCTGTTAGTTTCCCAGCCGGATACGGGTGAGCAGGCACTGGAAATCGCCGACATGCTGATCCGTTCGGGCGCCATTGACATCATCGTTGTGGACTCTGTTGCTGCTTTGACGCCGAAGGCTGAAATCGATGGCGATATGGGCGATTCTCACGTTGGTCTGCAGGCACGACTCATGAGCCAAGCTCTGCGCAAAATGACGGGTGCGTTGTACCAAACGGGCACCACCGCAATCTTCATCAACCAGCTGCGCGAAAAGATTGGCGTAATGTTTGGTTCTCCGGAAACTACCACAGGTGGTAAGGCGTTGAAGTTCTATGCTTCCGTGCGCTGCGATATCCGCCGTATTCAGGCCTTGAAGGATGGTCAGGATGTTGTGGGTAACCGCACTCGTCTCAAGGTAGTTAAGAATAAGGTTTCGCCACCGTTCAAGATTGCGGAGTTCGACATTCTTTATGGTGAAGGTATTTCACGTGAGGGATCAATCATTGACCTCGGGGTGGAAGTGGGCATCATCAAGAAGTCCGGTGCGTGGTACACCTACGACGGGGACCAACTGGGCCAGGGCAAGGAGAAAGCACGCGAGTTCCTCAAAGCGAACCCGGAGATGGCGGGTGAACTGGAAGACCGCATCATGCGCGAGTTGAAGGTGGGACCGTATGCCAACGTTAAGGATGAGACTGAAGATGAGGTTGCCCCAGAGGATCGCCCCATTGACCTCGCGCCTAACTTTGATGATGACGAGGAGTAA
- the recX gene encoding recombination regulator RecX, whose product MSGRQSPKHQKIARLQEAIEKIASGETQGEEPLVDREYEQAVAPVAAKANRLINHRPRSEHELRTRLLEADFPPELVEEVISRCLNNGMVDDATFAREWVRQRAEHNKKSVSVLRQELKQKGIAGYIAEEALSTVDEDDQQAIMKGLIDKKARGMKTPPQDRKEYDKALRRIVGVAARRGFPEGQALGYAREALEARIAEIEP is encoded by the coding sequence ATGTCGGGTCGTCAATCACCAAAGCATCAAAAAATTGCGCGTCTGCAAGAAGCGATTGAGAAGATTGCTAGTGGGGAAACCCAAGGCGAAGAGCCTCTAGTAGATCGGGAATATGAGCAAGCAGTAGCACCGGTGGCGGCCAAAGCCAACCGGCTTATCAACCACCGCCCCCGGTCGGAACATGAATTGCGGACGCGGTTGCTGGAAGCAGATTTCCCTCCGGAACTTGTCGAGGAAGTCATTTCTCGCTGCCTCAACAATGGGATGGTTGATGATGCCACCTTCGCTCGCGAATGGGTACGGCAGCGCGCAGAGCATAATAAGAAGTCTGTGTCTGTACTGCGCCAGGAGCTGAAACAGAAGGGCATCGCGGGCTATATCGCCGAGGAAGCACTATCGACGGTCGATGAAGATGACCAACAGGCGATTATGAAAGGGCTAATCGACAAGAAAGCCCGGGGGATGAAAACCCCACCGCAGGATCGCAAAGAATACGACAAAGCGTTACGTCGTATCGTTGGAGTAGCCGCACGGCGGGGTTTTCCGGAGGGGCAGGCGTTGGGGTACGCCCGGGAGGCTCTAGAAGCGCGAATTGCGGAGATTGAGCCCTAG
- a CDS encoding Rv2732c family membrane protein gives MSNTKSKGVNPTEPSNNSALTDGDDKLAKYRGDLQAAEKSAARDVNYQPFLAPMAIGLFGVLIAIVLPHSGEVHGYDVLFNSPVAQEFNTKLPERAYSWLALTGGILLPIGTIVSRSWLVAWVNWFFAGIAWWYSAFAIWIRQSRPVTDPGEGPAYGLIIAAVCLTILFATLSVLLFRKTPLQKALAQARREEAHRDEASRLKQQRLRTGLEEREQINDFVDDRRAVAAERRRVRRAQKENRQGVNPDGE, from the coding sequence GTGAGTAACACCAAATCGAAGGGCGTTAATCCCACCGAACCGAGCAACAATTCGGCTCTGACCGACGGTGATGACAAGCTCGCGAAGTACCGTGGCGACCTGCAGGCTGCTGAGAAATCAGCCGCGCGTGACGTGAATTACCAACCATTCCTCGCGCCTATGGCGATTGGCTTGTTTGGTGTACTGATAGCCATTGTTTTGCCTCACTCCGGTGAGGTTCACGGGTACGACGTGCTGTTTAACTCTCCGGTGGCTCAGGAATTTAACACCAAGTTGCCGGAGCGAGCATATAGTTGGCTGGCGCTGACCGGTGGCATACTACTGCCCATCGGTACGATCGTTTCTCGCTCGTGGTTGGTGGCGTGGGTGAACTGGTTCTTCGCGGGAATCGCGTGGTGGTACTCGGCGTTCGCAATTTGGATTCGGCAATCGCGGCCGGTGACGGATCCGGGTGAGGGGCCGGCTTATGGCCTGATAATTGCGGCTGTATGCCTGACGATTCTTTTTGCAACGTTGTCTGTTTTGCTGTTTCGCAAGACCCCTTTGCAAAAGGCCCTCGCGCAGGCGCGTAGGGAAGAAGCTCACCGTGATGAAGCGTCCCGCCTTAAACAGCAACGCCTGCGTACCGGATTGGAAGAGCGCGAACAGATCAACGATTTTGTGGATGATCGCAGGGCAGTGGCAGCAGAACGTCGCCGTGTTCGACGCGCTCAAAAAGAAAACCGTCAGGGCGTGAACCCTGACGGAGAGTAA
- a CDS encoding energy-coupling factor ABC transporter ATP-binding protein codes for MTTRRILSNISTVLTEHRVGIIGANGSGKSSLVRLINGLNLPSSGTVTVGDWDVSRHAKNVRQRVGFIFSDADNQILMPTVVEDVAFSLRRHKLPREQRRQRALDQLDALGISHLADNSPHTLSGGEKQLLALASVLILKPDIVIADEPTTLLDLQNRRRVARALTELPQQVIVVTHDLDLVRDFDRVLWIDDSRIVGDSNAQGSGGPRGVIKRYEEAYGGV; via the coding sequence ATGACCACCCGTCGCATCCTGTCAAACATCTCCACGGTCCTCACCGAGCACCGAGTGGGAATCATCGGCGCCAATGGCTCAGGCAAGTCCTCACTCGTTCGCCTCATCAACGGGCTCAACTTGCCCAGCTCTGGCACCGTTACGGTAGGTGATTGGGATGTCTCCCGACATGCCAAAAACGTCCGCCAGCGCGTTGGCTTCATTTTTTCAGACGCGGACAACCAAATCCTCATGCCGACCGTGGTGGAGGATGTTGCCTTTTCACTCCGACGCCACAAACTTCCCCGCGAACAGCGCCGCCAGCGGGCTCTAGACCAACTGGATGCGCTAGGCATTAGCCACCTCGCCGACAATTCTCCCCATACCCTCTCAGGTGGCGAAAAACAGCTTTTAGCCCTAGCCAGCGTGCTCATACTAAAACCCGACATTGTTATCGCAGACGAACCCACCACGTTGCTGGACCTACAAAACCGCCGCCGAGTTGCGCGTGCTCTAACAGAACTCCCCCAGCAGGTAATTGTCGTTACCCACGATCTCGACTTGGTTCGCGATTTTGACCGGGTGCTGTGGATCGACGACAGCCGAATTGTTGGAGATTCTAATGCACAAGGCAGTGGCGGACCGCGGGGCGTCATCAAAAGATACGAGGAGGCTTACGGCGGTGTTTAA